One segment of Daphnia magna isolate NIES linkage group LG2, ASM2063170v1.1, whole genome shotgun sequence DNA contains the following:
- the LOC116915957 gene encoding receptor-type guanylate cyclase gcy-5 isoform X1 — MLPEILHVVMIAASVTSTMSIQVEGSVWTPSTGKCLTDEQLAAVGLNTAQKPARSFLHDNKALELRLEASDRVTHQLSTAVFAIFIREVLGYRSVTITKRRDAFNVSAVLTRMTGCSNPINCDSAELQSESFVPETMINLEVWVPLGYNMEQWSDTGNLEECGLLGPGGRFGWFMPEWTSHRIPIADHWRSLQDPEIASHFDVDIQEMSQLAEFTKDPSTGRYYCDANYCDNGVFYPDYCRPDIYGNIPPCAVLLAEYPDYMGFLIKQIPSLKLLVKVVWLGPNADRVVRDFVSDVKRRKSGRSILFFAWRPSTITESDDFLSLSFPQCETLSTPDSDMKCAYEFQRFEKVAWSYLKKGAKLVFEALQRVFFTQEEYTAMLRLYNKKQEEESQVDKIACDWMKDNPQVWSQWKPSDLNVKMELYIGGIFPISGPSYKSGPGMVPAAQMAVDAINRNETILRDYDLKLLVADGQCSADMVMKSFIDYLRFKHFNRMVGILGPACSETVESVAGVSKRFKTIAISYSAQGSSFSDRDKFPYFFRTIGETGQFKYVFLTLLQQLGWKRVGALMSDGKKYSDYVTTVQDYAESNKITFVTTRKITSSSSLEYLKDLKAKRVKIIVGEFNEERACEVMCQAYRLNMTAREGYIWFLPNFNSELLQSFKPLWYDVDRRVNQSNRSLEAIPCSTEQIIRAIDGHFYMTYSSYAPNESLMQEGTNVSDWRRRYEFQCARFNTSTSEYASYIYDSVWTYALALDKLLKGNESLAADFHTDHTTESLRRIINETDFIGVSGRLRFTGGLSRHSDIKVFQWINKSSELLGRFLPVVRSKSSKLNTGHSNFNKSLIKWLTWDGKQPVDDPEPGTNVCVLEGLAHLLNVECEAAIVVANILGFGVFAGCLVGFFFVFKRRYERKVEQTEERMRALGLLSSGTLLTLDEWEIPRERIVINRKLGEGAFGTVYGGEAFFDDKGWVSVAVAVKTLKVGSTVEEKLDFLSEAEMMKRFNHKNIVRLLGVCTRNEPVYTVMEFILYGDLKTYLLARRHLVYEKSREDSDEISGRRLTAIALDVAKALSYLAELKYVHRLVSIIASDIIRSSLIPLFHCRDVACRNCLVNSNRVAKLADFGMARPMYENDYYRFHRKGMLPVRWMAPESLVDGLFTPMTDIWSYGVLLYEIITFGSFPFQGMSNNQVLGHIKNGLTIDIPDGVKPQLETLLKSCWHRTPSLRPQAAEVVELLTNNTRLIQPCVGIPLSSIQIEGSNSLELQLPAAVTVHGCQVRKSNSGGNNKLGSSSLASKLASLDLSLGSGGGSANNSDSLLCDPLLMNPYPASHFVTQYITLQHRTSGEHIYIAETRENGSSQV; from the exons ATGCTGCCCGAAATACTTCATGTGGTGATGATTGCAGCCAGCGTGACCTCGACAATGTCGATCCAAGTAGAAGGATCGGTTTGGACGCCATCGACCGGCAAATGTCTCACTGACGAACAACTAG CGGCGGTAGGGCTCAACACGGCGCAAAAACCAGCCCGTTCATTTTTGCACGACAATAAAGCACTGGAACTGAGACTGGAAGCATCGGACAGAGTCACTCACCAACTATCGACTGCCGTGTTTGCCATATTCATCCGGGAAGTGCTCGGCTACCGGAGCGTCACCATAACTAAGCGGCGCGACGCTTTCAATGTGTCGGCCGTGCTGACACGTATGACAGGATGCTCCAATCCTATCAA TTGCGATTCGGCCGAGTTGCAGTCGGAATCGTTCGTGCCGGAGACAATGATCAACCTGGAAGTGTGGGTACCACTCGGATACAATATGGAACAATGGTCGGATACCGGAAACTTGGAAGAATGCGGTCTATTGGGACCTGGTGGAAG GTTCGGTTGGTTCATGCCCGAGTGGACGAGCCATCGTATTCCGATTGCCGATCACTGGCGAAGTCTTCAAGATCCGGAGATCGCATCGCATTTTGACGTCGACATCCAAGAGATGAGCCAATTGGCCGAGTTCACAAAGGATCCTTCCACCGGAAG GTACTATTGCGATGCCAATTATTGCGACAACGGCGTTTTCTATCCCGATTATTGTCGACCCGACATTTACGGAAATATTCCACCTTGCGCCGTCCTTCTAGCTGAATATCCAG ATTACATGGGCTTTTTGATCAAGCAAATTCCCTCGCTCAAACTGCTAGTCAAAGTCGTTTGGCTGGGACCCAACGCCGATCGAGTTGTTCGTGATTTCGTCAGTGACGTCAAACGACGCAAATCCGGACGTTCCATTCTGTTTTTCGCGTGGCGTCCGAGCACCATTACCGAGAGCGATGATTTCCTCAGCTTGTCTTTCCCACAGTGTGAAACTTTGTCAACCCCCGATAGCG ACATGAAATGTGCCTACGAGTTCCAGCGCTTCGAAAAGGTTGCCTGGTCCTACCTAAAGAAGGGAGCCAAACTCGTCTTCGAG GCTCTTCAACGGGTCTTCTTCACCCAGGAAGAGTACACGGCCATGTTGCGATTGTACAATAAAAAACAGGAAGAAGAATCGCAAGTGGACAAAATTGCTTGCGACTGGATGAAAGACAATCCGCAAGTTTGGTCACAATGGAAACCCTCCGATTTAAATGTCAAAATGGAGCTCTACATCGGTGGGATCTTCCCTATCAGCGGACCGTCGTACAAGAGCGGACCCGGGATGGTGCCAG CTGCCCAAATGGCCGTTGACGCCATCAATCGGAACGAGACCATCCTGAGGGACTACGATCTGAAATTGCTCGTCGCCGATGGCCAGTGCTCAGCCGACATGGTCATGAAGAGTTTCATTGATTATCTGCGCTTCAAACACTTTAACCGCATGGTTGGCATTCTCG GTCCGGCGTGTTCCGAAACGGTGGAATCCGTGGCGGGAGTTTCAAAACGTTTCAAAACGATCGCCATCAGTTACAGCGCTCAAGGATCGAGTTTCTCGGATCGGGACAAGTTTCCTTATTTCTTCCGCACGATCGGCGAGACGGGCCAATTCAA ATACGTCTTTTTAACTCTACTCCAACAACTTGGCTGGAAACGGGTGGGCGCATTGATGAGCGACGGCAAAAAGTACTCCGATTACGTGACCACTGTACAAGATTACGCAGAAAGTAACAAAATCACGTTTGTTACCACACGTAAAATAACGAGCAGCTCTTCACTCGAA TATTTAAAGGATCTCAAAGCAAAAAGAGTCAAGATCATCGTCGGTGAGTTCAATGAAGAACGGGCTTGCGAAGTCATGTGTCAGGCATACAGACTCAACATGACGGCCAGGGAGGGCTACATCTGgtttttaccaaatttcaatTCTGAACTCCTTCAG agtttcaaGCCTCTTTGGTACGATGTCGACCGACGTGTCAATCAATCAAATCGCAGTTTGGAAGCTATTCCGTGTTCTACCGAGCAAATCATTCGG GCAATTGATGGTCATTTCTACATGACGTATTCGAGTTATGCACCAAACGAAAGTCTCATGCAAGAAGGGACGAACGTCAGTGACTGGCGAAGGCGCTACGAGTTCCAGTGCGCCCGATTCAACACATCGACTTCGGAGTATGCCAGTTACATCTACGATTCCGTATGGACCTACGCCTTGGCCCTGGATAAATTACTGAAAGGCAACGAGTCGCTAGCTGCAGACTTCCATACCGATCACACCACAGA GAGTCTGAGAAGAATCATCAATGAGACGGATTTCATTGGTGTTTCCGGAAGACTGAGATTTACTGGCGGGCTGTCTCGCCATTCTGATATCAAAGTCTTCCAATGGATCAACAAGTCAAGTGAACTTTTAGGCAGATTCCTGCCCGTCGTGCGTTCAAAATCATCAAAGTTAAATACGGGGCATTC AAACTTCAATAAATCGCTCATCAAGTGGCTGACATGGGACGGAAAGCAGCCGGTAGACGACCCGGAACCTGGAACCAATGTTTGCGTTTTGGAAGGATTGGCACATTTGTTAAATGTCGAATGCGAAGCCGCAATTGTCGTCGCCAACATTTTAGGTTTCGGGGTGTTCGCCGGCTGCCTCGTCggtttcttcttcgttttcaagAGACGCTACGAACGAAAAGTGGAACAGACGGAAGAAAGAATGCGCGCGCTCGGACTTCTTTCTTCCGGCACCCTTCTAACACTCGACGAATGGGAAATACCGCGCGAACGGATCGTCATTAACCGCAAGTTGGGCGAAGGCGCTTTCGGGACTGTCTACGGTGGCGAAGCATTCTTCGATGACAAAGGATGGGTTAGC gTTGCCGTGGCCGTCAAAACACTCAAAGTGGGTTCAACTGTCGAAGAGAAACTGGACTTTCTTAGTGAAGCCGAAATGATGAAGCGCTTCAATCACAAAAATATCGTGCGCTTATTGGGTGTTTGTACGCGTAACGAACCCGTTTACACAGTCATGGAATTCATTCTCTacg GCGATTTAAAAACGTATTTGCTGGCGCGACGTCACTTGGTGTACGAAAAAAGCCGCGAAGATTCAGACGAAATCTCCGGTCGTCGGTTGACGGCCATCGCCCTAGACGTGGCTAAAGCTTTGAGCTATTTGGCCGAACTCAAATACGTCCATCGGTTGGTGTCTATCATTGCGTCCGATATAATTCGATCGTCTTTAATACCGTTGTTTCACTGCAGGGACGTCGCATGTCGAAATTGCCTAGTGAACTCGAATCGCGTTGCAAAGCTTGCTGATTTCGGGATGGCACGTCCCAT GTACGAAAACGATTACTACCGCTTCCATCGCAAAG GCATGTTACCCGTGAGGTGGATGGCGCCAGAAAGCTTGGTAGACGGCCTCTTCACGCCAATGACTGACATTTGGTCTTACGGTGTTCTTCTCTACGAGATAATCACATTTGGTAGCTTCCCATTCCAGGGAATGAGCAACAATCAAGTATTGGGGCATATTAAGAATGGATTGACTATCGACATCCCCGATGGAGTTAAACCTCAACT GGAAACTCTATTAAAATCATGTTGGCATCGGACACCATCCCTAAGACCTCAAGCGGCCGAAGTGGTTGAATTGCTGACCAATAACACCCGGTTGATCCAGCCATGTGTAGGCATCCCGTTATCATCAATCCAGATAGAGGGGAGCAATTCTTTAGAATTACAATTACCCGCTGCCGTCACCGTTCATGGCTGTCAAGTGCGTAAATCGAATTCCGGCGGTAATAACAAGTTGGGTTCCAGTAGTTTGGCCAGCAAGCTAGCTTCCTTGGACCTATCTCTGGGCAGTGGGGGTGGTTCTGCCAATAACAGCGATAGCCTACTCTGCGATCCACTCTTGATGAATCCGTATCCTGCCTCGCATTTCGTTACGCAGTACATCACGCTCCAGCACAGGACTTCGGGCGAACATATATACATAGCGGAAACACGCGAAAATGGGTCCAGTCAGGTTTGA
- the LOC116915957 gene encoding receptor-type guanylate cyclase gcy-5 isoform X4, with product MLPEILHVVMIAASVTSTMSIQVEGSVWTPSTGKCLTDEQLAAVGLNTAQKPARSFLHDNKALELRLEASDRVTHQLSTAVFAIFIREVLGYRSVTITKRRDAFNVSAVLTRMTGCSNPINCDSAELQSESFVPETMINLEVWVPLGYNMEQWSDTGNLEECGLLGPGGRFGWFMPEWTSHRIPIADHWRSLQDPEIASHFDVDIQEMSQLAEFTKDPSTGRYYCDANYCDNGVFYPDYCRPDIYGNIPPCAVLLAEYPDYMGFLIKQIPSLKLLVKVVWLGPNADRVVRDFVSDVKRRKSGRSILFFAWRPSTITESDDFLSLSFPQCETLSTPDSDMKCAYEFQRFEKVAWSYLKKGAKLVFEALQRVFFTQEEYTAMLRLYNKKQEEESQVDKIACDWMKDNPQVWSQWKPSDLNVKMELYIGGIFPISGPSYKSGPGMVPAAQMAVDAINRNETILRDYDLKLLVADGQCSADMVMKSFIDYLRFKHFNRMVGILGPACSETVESVAGVSKRFKTIAISYSAQGSSFSDRDKFPYFFRTIGETGQFKYVFLTLLQQLGWKRVGALMSDGKKYSDYVTTVQDYAESNKITFVTTRKITSSSSLEYLKDLKAKRVKIIVGEFNEERACEVMCQAYRLNMTAREGYIWFLPNFNSELLQSFKPLWYDVDRRVNQSNRSLEAIPCSTEQIIRAIDGHFYMTYSSYAPNESLMQEGTNVSDWRRRYEFQCARFNTSTSEYASYIYDSVWTYALALDKLLKGNESLAADFHTDHTTESLRRIINETDFIGVSGRLRFTGGLSRHSDIKVFQWINKSSELLGRFLPVVRSKSSKLNTGHSNFNKSLIKWLTWDGKQPVDDPEPGTNVCVLEGLAHLLNVECEAAIVVANILGFGVFAGCLVGFFFVFKRRYERKVEQTEERMRALGLLSSGTLLTLDEWEIPRERIVINRKLGEGAFGTVYGGEAFFDDKGWVSVAVAVKTLKVGSTVEEKLDFLSEAEMMKRFNHKNIVRLLGVCTRNEPVYTVMEFILYGDLKTYLLARRHLVYEKSREDSDEISGRRLTAIALDVAKALSYLAELKYVHRDVACRNCLVNSNRVAKLADFGMARPMYENDYYRFHRKGPYHPFRFVCYSERLRILSKSRWF from the exons ATGCTGCCCGAAATACTTCATGTGGTGATGATTGCAGCCAGCGTGACCTCGACAATGTCGATCCAAGTAGAAGGATCGGTTTGGACGCCATCGACCGGCAAATGTCTCACTGACGAACAACTAG CGGCGGTAGGGCTCAACACGGCGCAAAAACCAGCCCGTTCATTTTTGCACGACAATAAAGCACTGGAACTGAGACTGGAAGCATCGGACAGAGTCACTCACCAACTATCGACTGCCGTGTTTGCCATATTCATCCGGGAAGTGCTCGGCTACCGGAGCGTCACCATAACTAAGCGGCGCGACGCTTTCAATGTGTCGGCCGTGCTGACACGTATGACAGGATGCTCCAATCCTATCAA TTGCGATTCGGCCGAGTTGCAGTCGGAATCGTTCGTGCCGGAGACAATGATCAACCTGGAAGTGTGGGTACCACTCGGATACAATATGGAACAATGGTCGGATACCGGAAACTTGGAAGAATGCGGTCTATTGGGACCTGGTGGAAG GTTCGGTTGGTTCATGCCCGAGTGGACGAGCCATCGTATTCCGATTGCCGATCACTGGCGAAGTCTTCAAGATCCGGAGATCGCATCGCATTTTGACGTCGACATCCAAGAGATGAGCCAATTGGCCGAGTTCACAAAGGATCCTTCCACCGGAAG GTACTATTGCGATGCCAATTATTGCGACAACGGCGTTTTCTATCCCGATTATTGTCGACCCGACATTTACGGAAATATTCCACCTTGCGCCGTCCTTCTAGCTGAATATCCAG ATTACATGGGCTTTTTGATCAAGCAAATTCCCTCGCTCAAACTGCTAGTCAAAGTCGTTTGGCTGGGACCCAACGCCGATCGAGTTGTTCGTGATTTCGTCAGTGACGTCAAACGACGCAAATCCGGACGTTCCATTCTGTTTTTCGCGTGGCGTCCGAGCACCATTACCGAGAGCGATGATTTCCTCAGCTTGTCTTTCCCACAGTGTGAAACTTTGTCAACCCCCGATAGCG ACATGAAATGTGCCTACGAGTTCCAGCGCTTCGAAAAGGTTGCCTGGTCCTACCTAAAGAAGGGAGCCAAACTCGTCTTCGAG GCTCTTCAACGGGTCTTCTTCACCCAGGAAGAGTACACGGCCATGTTGCGATTGTACAATAAAAAACAGGAAGAAGAATCGCAAGTGGACAAAATTGCTTGCGACTGGATGAAAGACAATCCGCAAGTTTGGTCACAATGGAAACCCTCCGATTTAAATGTCAAAATGGAGCTCTACATCGGTGGGATCTTCCCTATCAGCGGACCGTCGTACAAGAGCGGACCCGGGATGGTGCCAG CTGCCCAAATGGCCGTTGACGCCATCAATCGGAACGAGACCATCCTGAGGGACTACGATCTGAAATTGCTCGTCGCCGATGGCCAGTGCTCAGCCGACATGGTCATGAAGAGTTTCATTGATTATCTGCGCTTCAAACACTTTAACCGCATGGTTGGCATTCTCG GTCCGGCGTGTTCCGAAACGGTGGAATCCGTGGCGGGAGTTTCAAAACGTTTCAAAACGATCGCCATCAGTTACAGCGCTCAAGGATCGAGTTTCTCGGATCGGGACAAGTTTCCTTATTTCTTCCGCACGATCGGCGAGACGGGCCAATTCAA ATACGTCTTTTTAACTCTACTCCAACAACTTGGCTGGAAACGGGTGGGCGCATTGATGAGCGACGGCAAAAAGTACTCCGATTACGTGACCACTGTACAAGATTACGCAGAAAGTAACAAAATCACGTTTGTTACCACACGTAAAATAACGAGCAGCTCTTCACTCGAA TATTTAAAGGATCTCAAAGCAAAAAGAGTCAAGATCATCGTCGGTGAGTTCAATGAAGAACGGGCTTGCGAAGTCATGTGTCAGGCATACAGACTCAACATGACGGCCAGGGAGGGCTACATCTGgtttttaccaaatttcaatTCTGAACTCCTTCAG agtttcaaGCCTCTTTGGTACGATGTCGACCGACGTGTCAATCAATCAAATCGCAGTTTGGAAGCTATTCCGTGTTCTACCGAGCAAATCATTCGG GCAATTGATGGTCATTTCTACATGACGTATTCGAGTTATGCACCAAACGAAAGTCTCATGCAAGAAGGGACGAACGTCAGTGACTGGCGAAGGCGCTACGAGTTCCAGTGCGCCCGATTCAACACATCGACTTCGGAGTATGCCAGTTACATCTACGATTCCGTATGGACCTACGCCTTGGCCCTGGATAAATTACTGAAAGGCAACGAGTCGCTAGCTGCAGACTTCCATACCGATCACACCACAGA GAGTCTGAGAAGAATCATCAATGAGACGGATTTCATTGGTGTTTCCGGAAGACTGAGATTTACTGGCGGGCTGTCTCGCCATTCTGATATCAAAGTCTTCCAATGGATCAACAAGTCAAGTGAACTTTTAGGCAGATTCCTGCCCGTCGTGCGTTCAAAATCATCAAAGTTAAATACGGGGCATTC AAACTTCAATAAATCGCTCATCAAGTGGCTGACATGGGACGGAAAGCAGCCGGTAGACGACCCGGAACCTGGAACCAATGTTTGCGTTTTGGAAGGATTGGCACATTTGTTAAATGTCGAATGCGAAGCCGCAATTGTCGTCGCCAACATTTTAGGTTTCGGGGTGTTCGCCGGCTGCCTCGTCggtttcttcttcgttttcaagAGACGCTACGAACGAAAAGTGGAACAGACGGAAGAAAGAATGCGCGCGCTCGGACTTCTTTCTTCCGGCACCCTTCTAACACTCGACGAATGGGAAATACCGCGCGAACGGATCGTCATTAACCGCAAGTTGGGCGAAGGCGCTTTCGGGACTGTCTACGGTGGCGAAGCATTCTTCGATGACAAAGGATGGGTTAGC gTTGCCGTGGCCGTCAAAACACTCAAAGTGGGTTCAACTGTCGAAGAGAAACTGGACTTTCTTAGTGAAGCCGAAATGATGAAGCGCTTCAATCACAAAAATATCGTGCGCTTATTGGGTGTTTGTACGCGTAACGAACCCGTTTACACAGTCATGGAATTCATTCTCTacg GCGATTTAAAAACGTATTTGCTGGCGCGACGTCACTTGGTGTACGAAAAAAGCCGCGAAGATTCAGACGAAATCTCCGGTCGTCGGTTGACGGCCATCGCCCTAGACGTGGCTAAAGCTTTGAGCTATTTGGCCGAACTCAAATACGTCCATCG GGACGTCGCATGTCGAAATTGCCTAGTGAACTCGAATCGCGTTGCAAAGCTTGCTGATTTCGGGATGGCACGTCCCAT GTACGAAAACGATTACTACCGCTTCCATCGCAAAGGTCCGTACCATCCATTTCGTTTTGTTTGCTACTCGGAAAGGCTACGTATCCTCAGCAAGAGTCGGTGGTTTTAG